Genomic window (Bacteroidales bacterium):
CATATAGAGAAGTCGTTCATTTCTTAATTGATAGTATGGGCACTTCTGTTTCCGCGGGAAATATAGCCAAAGTTCTTACTGCAAACGGTAAGAAAATTTACAATAAAACCGTGTCAAAATACATTGACACACTTGTTGAATCCTATCTTTTTTACAAAGTAAACCGCTATGACATAAAAGGAAAACAGCATTTGGCAACACAGCAAAAATATTATCTTGTTGATTTGGGATTGAGATATGCTTTGCTTGGCAAAGAACTTTCGGCAGATGCGGGGCATTTACTCGAAAATGTAATATATCTTGAATTACAACGCCGTGACGAACAAATTTGGATTGGCAAAGCCGATAATCTTGAAGTTGATTTTGTGACAAGAGGCAAAGACGGTTATACAAAGTATATTCAGGTGGCGTTCACGGTAAAAGAGCAAAAAACACTTGATAGAGAACTTGCACCATTCTCAAAAATCCCTGATTACAATGAAAGATTGTTGATTACAATGGATTACGAGAAAGGAAGCCATAATGGTATAAAACAAATAAATGCCATTGATTGGTTGTTAAATAACTCATCCGAATCGTTCATATAATATAAAATAAGCTGTCTGAAAAACGGCCGCCCTTGTTTATTATTTAAAACAACTATAGGTTAATAAATTAAATTTATAATGAAAATTAATTCCGCATCTAAATATTTAGTAAAATATAGAACTTGGGTTATTAAGTTAAATTATCCTTGTTTTATTCTATTGCATTTGAGTTTATGTATAATAATTACTATTATTTTTACAGGAATTATGTATCTTATTAAGACTGATTTTGAGAAGTATCCTGTAAATATTAATGTTCCGATTTTTTTTCTTATTGCTTGGAGTATCATATTAGCCCCTATCTTAGAAACTCTAATTTTCCAAAAGTTACCATATAAATTTTTCAGACGGTTTAAAGGGTTTCCTGCAAATTATATTTTTATTTCTAGTTTTATATTTGGAATAGTACATGTTTCTAGTTTTTATAACTTTAATGTAATAAGTGTTTTGAATATTATCAGAACGATTTTAATAGGTGTGATATTTGCCTTTATGTATTATGTTTTATACAAAAAAGGAAAAGAAAATCCTTTCTGGTCTGTTGTTTTGGTACATGCCTTACTGAATGCATCTTCATCTTTATATGACTTATTCTAAAATATTAAGTTTTAAATAAGGATATAAATGATGAAATAATATGTTAAATTATCAACAAAAAAACGAGGTAAAACATTATGAAATCCGAAAATCTACCTTATATGATTTCATTGAAGATAAAAAGCTGGGGATTAAAAAATAAAGCAATCTCACTTATTAACTTTCAATTAGTAACTATACCATAAATATATTGGACACTAATTTACGTTCGGAATAATTTATCTCATCATGTGCTGTTAGAGCAGAAAAGAAAATCTATAAAATTTTTTCAGTGCAAATCAATCAAAAAGCAATCTATCCTTTGCAACACCCTCAGGTTACTACCAAAAATCAGGGTCTGCCGATTAAAAGCATCCTATTTGTTTACCCGAACCGAATGAAATTTTTATGATACTTATGAAAATCTAAACAGGATTCCCTTCCTGAAACATTCCGGCCAATGGCTGAAAGATACCGGGTTTACTATTTCCAGCAATGTTTCTATTATTGTAAAAGAGGATTTATTGAAAATTATGAAACTGCAAATGAATTTGAAAAATAAATTTATAAAACCGGTTCTGTTTTTAATAAATTTATTTACTTTTGACCGGCGAATAGAATCTGAATTCAAAAACAAAAGACTATGGCTGTAAGTCATGTAATTCGGGAGAA
Coding sequences:
- a CDS encoding DUF4143 domain-containing protein; translation: MGTSVSAGNIAKVLTANGKKIYNKTVSKYIDTLVESYLFYKVNRYDIKGKQHLATQQKYYLVDLGLRYALLGKELSADAGHLLENVIYLELQRRDEQIWIGKADNLEVDFVTRGKDGYTKYIQVAFTVKEQKTLDRELAPFSKIPDYNERLLITMDYEKGSHNGIKQINAIDWLLNNSSESFI
- a CDS encoding CPBP family intramembrane metalloprotease; protein product: MKINSASKYLVKYRTWVIKLNYPCFILLHLSLCIIITIIFTGIMYLIKTDFEKYPVNINVPIFFLIAWSIILAPILETLIFQKLPYKFFRRFKGFPANYIFISSFIFGIVHVSSFYNFNVISVLNIIRTILIGVIFAFMYYVLYKKGKENPFWSVVLVHALLNASSSLYDLF